A single window of Mustela erminea isolate mMusErm1 chromosome 4, mMusErm1.Pri, whole genome shotgun sequence DNA harbors:
- the LOC116588953 gene encoding HLA class II histocompatibility antigen, DQ alpha 2 chain-like isoform X2 — protein MEKRMNTVLILGTLTLTTMMGPSGGEDIVDHVASYGINVYQSYGPSGQFTHEFDGDEEFYVDLEKKETVWRLPVFSTFGSFDPQGALRNLAIAKQNLNILIKLYNYTAATNEVPEMALFPKSPVSLGQPNTLICLVDNIFPPVINVTWLKNRHSVTEGVSETSFLAKKDHSFLKFSYLTFLPSADDIYDCKVEHWGLDEPLLKHWEPEIPAPMSELTETVVCALGLAVGLVGIVVGTVFIIQGLRSSGASRHQGPL, from the exons ATGGAGAAAAGGATGAACACAGTTCTGATTCTGGGGACCCTCACTCTGACCACCATGATGGGTCCCTCTGGTGGTGAAGACATTGTGG ATCACGTTGCTTCCTATGGCATAAATGTCTACCAGTCTTATGGTCCCTCTGGCCAGTTCACCCATGAATTTGATGGAGATGAGGAATTCTATGTGGACttggagaagaaggaaactgtCTGGCGGCTACCTGTGTTTAGTACATTTGGAAGTTTTGACCCACAAGGTGCACTGAGAAACTTggcaatagcaaaacaaaacttgaacATCCTGATTAAACTCTACAACTATACTGCTGCTACCAATG AGGTTCCTGAGATGGCTCTGTTTCCCAAGTCTCCTGTGAGTCTGGGTCAACCCAACACCCTCATCTGTCTTGTGGACAACATCTTTCCTCCTGTGATCAATGTCACATGGTTGAAGAACAGGCACTCAGTCACAGAAGGTGTTTCTGAAACCAGCTTCCTTGCCAAGAAGGATCATTCCTTCCTAAAGTTCAGTTACCtcaccttcctcccttctgctgATGATATTTATGACTGCAAGGTGGAGCACTGGGGCCTGGACGAACCACTTCTGAAACACTGGG AACCTGAAATTCCAGCCCCTATGTCAGAGCTGACAGAGACCGTGGTCTGTGCCCTGGGGTTGGCTGTGGGCCTTGTGGGCATCGTGGTGGGCACCGTCTTCATTATCCAAGGGCTGCGCTCAAGCGGTGCTTCCAGACATCAAGGACCCTTGTGA
- the LOC116588953 gene encoding HLA class II histocompatibility antigen, DQ alpha 2 chain-like isoform X1 has product MEKRMNTVLILGTLTLTTMMGPSGGEDIVADHVASYGINVYQSYGPSGQFTHEFDGDEEFYVDLEKKETVWRLPVFSTFGSFDPQGALRNLAIAKQNLNILIKLYNYTAATNEVPEMALFPKSPVSLGQPNTLICLVDNIFPPVINVTWLKNRHSVTEGVSETSFLAKKDHSFLKFSYLTFLPSADDIYDCKVEHWGLDEPLLKHWEPEIPAPMSELTETVVCALGLAVGLVGIVVGTVFIIQGLRSSGASRHQGPL; this is encoded by the exons ATGGAGAAAAGGATGAACACAGTTCTGATTCTGGGGACCCTCACTCTGACCACCATGATGGGTCCCTCTGGTGGTGAAGACATTGTGG CAGATCACGTTGCTTCCTATGGCATAAATGTCTACCAGTCTTATGGTCCCTCTGGCCAGTTCACCCATGAATTTGATGGAGATGAGGAATTCTATGTGGACttggagaagaaggaaactgtCTGGCGGCTACCTGTGTTTAGTACATTTGGAAGTTTTGACCCACAAGGTGCACTGAGAAACTTggcaatagcaaaacaaaacttgaacATCCTGATTAAACTCTACAACTATACTGCTGCTACCAATG AGGTTCCTGAGATGGCTCTGTTTCCCAAGTCTCCTGTGAGTCTGGGTCAACCCAACACCCTCATCTGTCTTGTGGACAACATCTTTCCTCCTGTGATCAATGTCACATGGTTGAAGAACAGGCACTCAGTCACAGAAGGTGTTTCTGAAACCAGCTTCCTTGCCAAGAAGGATCATTCCTTCCTAAAGTTCAGTTACCtcaccttcctcccttctgctgATGATATTTATGACTGCAAGGTGGAGCACTGGGGCCTGGACGAACCACTTCTGAAACACTGGG AACCTGAAATTCCAGCCCCTATGTCAGAGCTGACAGAGACCGTGGTCTGTGCCCTGGGGTTGGCTGTGGGCCTTGTGGGCATCGTGGTGGGCACCGTCTTCATTATCCAAGGGCTGCGCTCAAGCGGTGCTTCCAGACATCAAGGACCCTTGTGA